One Halorientalis litorea DNA segment encodes these proteins:
- the pan2 gene encoding proteasome-activating nucleotidase Pan2: MSRSPSLPDRPRLDLDPDMSPAERLDALREHFVKLEQVNEELAEQLESAREQRSELREEVDHLERENETLKTSSLYVATAEELTDEGVVVKQHGNNQEVLTEVSPQLREDLEAGDRVAINDSFSVQAMLEAETDARAQAMEVDASPAVAYDDIGGLEEQILEVREAVEEPLVNAEQFREIGIDPPSGVLLHGPPGTGKTMLAKAVANQTDATFIKMAGSELVRKFIGEGARLVRDLFELASEREPAIIFIDEIDAIAAKRTESKTSGDAEVQRTMMQLLSEMDGFEDRGEIRIIAATNRFDMLDRAILRPGRFDRLIEVPEPDIEGRERILEIHTEAMTLADSVDLGAIAAETDGFSGAELASLATEAGMFAIRDGRTDVRTVDFEDAIEKVTEADTEDTGPIAFY, encoded by the coding sequence ATGTCCCGGAGTCCGTCGCTCCCGGACCGGCCCCGGCTGGACCTCGACCCCGATATGTCCCCTGCCGAACGGCTGGACGCGTTGCGGGAGCACTTCGTGAAGTTGGAACAGGTGAACGAGGAGTTGGCCGAACAACTGGAGTCAGCCCGCGAGCAGCGGAGCGAACTCCGTGAGGAAGTCGACCACCTCGAACGAGAGAACGAGACGCTCAAAACGTCCTCGCTGTACGTCGCTACGGCCGAGGAACTCACCGACGAGGGCGTCGTCGTCAAACAGCACGGCAACAATCAGGAGGTGCTGACGGAGGTGTCCCCACAGCTCCGCGAGGACCTCGAAGCCGGTGACCGCGTCGCCATCAACGACTCGTTCAGCGTGCAAGCGATGCTGGAGGCCGAAACCGACGCCCGGGCACAGGCCATGGAGGTCGACGCCTCACCCGCCGTTGCCTACGACGACATCGGCGGCCTCGAAGAGCAGATTCTCGAAGTCCGGGAGGCCGTCGAGGAACCACTCGTCAACGCCGAGCAGTTCCGCGAAATCGGCATCGACCCGCCGAGCGGGGTGCTCCTGCACGGGCCGCCGGGGACGGGCAAGACGATGCTGGCCAAGGCCGTCGCCAACCAGACCGACGCCACGTTCATCAAGATGGCCGGCTCGGAACTCGTTCGGAAGTTCATCGGCGAGGGCGCGCGCCTCGTGCGCGACCTCTTCGAGTTGGCCTCCGAGCGGGAACCCGCCATCATCTTCATCGACGAGATAGACGCCATCGCGGCCAAGCGGACCGAGTCCAAGACCAGCGGGGACGCGGAGGTCCAGCGGACGATGATGCAACTGCTCAGCGAGATGGACGGCTTCGAGGACCGCGGCGAGATTCGCATCATCGCCGCCACCAACCGCTTCGACATGCTCGACCGCGCGATTCTGCGCCCCGGCCGGTTCGACCGCCTCATCGAAGTCCCCGAACCGGACATCGAGGGTCGGGAACGCATCCTCGAAATCCACACCGAAGCGATGACGCTCGCCGACAGCGTCGACCTCGGCGCGATTGCCGCCGAGACCGACGGGTTCAGCGGCGCGGAACTCGCCTCGCTGGCGACGGAGGCCGGGATGTTCGCCATCCGGGACGGTCGCACCGATGTCAGAACCGTCGACTTCGAGGACGCCATCGAGAAGGTGACCGAAGCCGACACCGAGGACACCGGGCCTATCGCGTTCTACTGA
- a CDS encoding ATPase domain-containing protein yields the protein MSGQNQHRQDRRTTGINGVDAVLGGGLLADSATLVRGPPGSGKSIFTLHFLAAADADETALYVNLGEPDEYVRSTARGFGFDADALEFLDLSPSGDRFQDEETYTLFRSEDVEAPSLVEDIRSRVEAVDPDRVVVDPATEFKYLTPDEHQFRTQILGLLDFLRDIGATVLLTSQAADSMPDDDLQFLVDAVINIEKQPNHRTVRVSKFRGSSVARGHHTLQISDAGMEAWPQLNPNRHGREFTSTTLSSGVPELDDLLKGGLPTGTVTFLSGPTGVGKTTTGIQFLSEAAKQGHKTVLYNFEEDRHTLMSRAEAIGIPLADMVDRGMLAIEEIGPGVLSINEFTHRVRTAVEDEDAELVMIDGTSGFKRSLRGVGSDPMAHLVTIGRYLRNMGVTGIVSNEVHQITGEFRATEKGTSYLADNILVLRHVEHRGTLQKVIGVLKMRTSDFENQLRRLEVTGDGLQVGESLSNLRGILTGTPNWTEGGE from the coding sequence ATGAGCGGACAGAATCAGCACCGACAAGACCGCCGTACTACTGGAATCAACGGTGTAGATGCAGTCCTTGGTGGTGGTTTATTGGCCGACTCCGCGACGCTCGTCCGGGGGCCACCCGGTTCGGGAAAGTCGATATTTACACTCCACTTTCTCGCTGCTGCCGACGCCGACGAGACGGCACTCTACGTCAACCTCGGGGAACCCGATGAGTACGTCCGGTCGACCGCCCGTGGCTTCGGATTCGACGCCGATGCCCTCGAATTTCTCGACCTCTCCCCTTCAGGTGACCGGTTCCAAGACGAGGAAACGTACACGCTGTTCCGGTCGGAGGACGTCGAAGCACCGTCGCTGGTCGAGGACATTCGCTCGCGCGTCGAAGCGGTGGACCCTGACCGGGTCGTCGTCGACCCGGCCACCGAGTTCAAGTACCTCACACCGGACGAACACCAGTTTCGCACACAGATTCTCGGACTCTTGGACTTCCTCAGGGACATCGGCGCGACGGTCCTGTTGACCTCACAGGCCGCGGATTCGATGCCCGACGACGACCTGCAGTTCCTCGTCGACGCCGTCATCAACATCGAAAAACAACCAAATCACAGGACGGTTCGCGTGTCGAAGTTCCGCGGGTCCTCTGTCGCGCGCGGACATCACACGCTCCAGATCTCCGATGCCGGAATGGAGGCGTGGCCACAGCTCAACCCCAACCGACACGGCCGAGAGTTCACTTCAACGACGCTCTCCTCGGGCGTTCCCGAGTTAGACGACTTACTGAAGGGAGGGCTTCCAACGGGAACGGTAACGTTTCTCAGTGGGCCCACTGGTGTCGGCAAGACGACGACAGGCATCCAGTTCCTGAGTGAAGCCGCCAAACAGGGCCACAAGACCGTTCTCTACAACTTCGAAGAAGACCGTCATACGCTGATGAGTCGTGCGGAGGCGATCGGTATCCCGCTCGCCGACATGGTCGACCGAGGGATGCTCGCAATCGAGGAGATAGGGCCGGGAGTCCTCTCTATCAACGAATTCACACACCGGGTTCGGACAGCAGTCGAAGACGAGGACGCCGAACTCGTGATGATAGACGGGACCAGCGGATTCAAGCGGTCGCTTCGTGGTGTCGGCTCCGACCCGATGGCACACCTCGTGACCATCGGCCGGTATCTCCGCAACATGGGTGTGACTGGCATCGTCAGTAACGAGGTCCACCAGATAACCGGCGAGTTCCGCGCCACTGAGAAGGGGACGAGTTACCTCGCGGACAACATCCTCGTCCTTCGCCACGTCGAGCACAGAGGAACGCTCCAGAAGGTAATCGGGGTCCTCAAGATGCGGACGAGCGACTTCGAGAACCAACTCCGACGGCTGGAAGTCACGGGCGACGGGTTACAGGTCGGCGAGTCGCTCTCGAACCTCCGTGGTATCCTGACCGGGACACCGAACTGGACCGAGGGGGGTGAGTGA
- a CDS encoding PAS domain S-box protein — translation METNELSDLVGTRGETGAETDSSTSILPLVADSGNQRVLLEWLTDHESYEAVEGTSSPFEADFDLCIIDGGTLQEYREELKTAKADSEPVLLPVLLLLPETRSDVIETDEGDIADNVFPTTIDEIVSLPIRQTELEWRIQSLLRLRNQSITTQRQNAELRLFQQAVESTGHAIYITDTDGIIKYVNDAFEEMTGYTRAEAVGADVSLVHPGIESEEYFQELHETIRNGEVWEGDIVDERKDGESYTAAQTVAPVSEGGDVSAVVAVQKDITERREREETLKRRTHAIEETPVGITITDPSRDHNPMIYVNDAFSEMTGYSRSYAVGRNCRFLQGEDTDPERVGRIRAAIDAEEPISIELRNYRKNGTEFWNHLEIAPVRDATGTVINWVGFQQEVTERKERLRQLGVLDRTLRHTLRNDMNVIRGHAESIQSHASTAVAESAEQIIEASNDLLAMAEKEKAITSLLRDRPRQLEFDIPVLLRYVADEVRADHPRCTIDVACPEDVAVVASEEFDEGVREVVTNAATHTDASSSEVEITVEETGETVCISIADTGPQIPEIERQILLDSEPEVQTELRHGSGLGLWLVRLIVTRSNGSIDVAENSPRGNVIRLELPRAET, via the coding sequence ATGGAAACAAACGAACTGTCTGACCTCGTCGGAACCCGGGGCGAGACAGGTGCCGAAACCGACAGTTCGACGAGTATTTTGCCACTCGTGGCCGACAGCGGGAATCAGCGAGTCCTCCTCGAGTGGCTCACCGACCACGAGAGCTACGAGGCAGTCGAAGGCACGTCGAGTCCGTTCGAGGCCGACTTCGACCTCTGTATCATCGACGGGGGAACACTCCAAGAGTACCGAGAGGAATTGAAGACGGCGAAGGCAGACTCGGAACCCGTACTCCTGCCCGTGCTCCTCTTGCTCCCGGAGACACGGTCGGACGTCATCGAAACCGACGAGGGGGACATCGCCGACAACGTCTTTCCGACGACTATCGACGAAATCGTCTCGCTCCCGATTCGGCAGACCGAACTCGAGTGGCGAATCCAGTCGCTCCTTCGCCTGCGTAACCAGTCCATCACGACACAGAGACAGAACGCGGAGCTCAGACTGTTCCAACAGGCCGTCGAGTCGACCGGGCACGCCATCTACATCACGGACACGGACGGTATCATCAAGTACGTCAACGACGCGTTCGAGGAGATGACCGGGTACACGCGTGCCGAGGCGGTCGGGGCGGACGTCAGCCTCGTTCATCCAGGAATCGAGTCGGAGGAGTACTTCCAAGAACTCCACGAGACGATTCGTAACGGTGAGGTCTGGGAGGGAGACATCGTCGACGAACGGAAAGACGGCGAGTCGTACACCGCCGCACAGACGGTCGCGCCGGTGTCGGAGGGCGGCGACGTGAGTGCGGTCGTCGCCGTCCAGAAAGATATCACCGAGCGCAGAGAACGGGAGGAGACACTCAAGCGGCGGACCCACGCCATCGAGGAGACGCCGGTCGGGATTACCATCACCGACCCCTCTCGCGACCACAATCCGATGATTTACGTCAACGATGCGTTCTCCGAAATGACCGGCTACTCGCGTTCGTACGCTGTCGGGCGGAACTGTCGGTTCCTGCAGGGCGAGGACACGGACCCCGAGCGTGTCGGCCGAATTCGTGCGGCAATCGACGCAGAAGAACCGATTTCGATAGAGCTTCGGAACTACCGGAAAAACGGGACGGAATTCTGGAACCACCTCGAAATTGCCCCTGTCAGGGACGCCACTGGGACAGTCATCAATTGGGTCGGCTTCCAGCAGGAAGTCACCGAACGAAAGGAACGCTTACGACAGTTAGGTGTACTCGACCGCACACTGCGACACACTCTGCGCAACGATATGAACGTGATTCGCGGGCACGCAGAGAGCATCCAGTCCCATGCGTCGACCGCGGTCGCGGAGTCGGCCGAGCAGATAATCGAGGCGAGCAACGACTTGCTGGCGATGGCCGAGAAAGAGAAGGCTATCACTTCACTCCTGCGTGATAGGCCGCGGCAATTAGAGTTCGATATTCCGGTACTGCTTCGGTACGTTGCGGACGAGGTCCGGGCCGACCACCCCCGTTGCACAATCGACGTTGCGTGTCCCGAGGACGTGGCTGTAGTCGCATCAGAAGAGTTCGACGAGGGGGTCAGAGAGGTAGTCACGAACGCGGCCACTCACACCGACGCGTCGTCGTCCGAAGTTGAAATCACCGTCGAGGAGACCGGCGAGACTGTCTGTATCAGCATCGCCGATACCGGACCACAGATTCCCGAGATAGAGCGACAAATCCTGTTGGACTCCGAACCAGAGGTTCAGACGGAGTTACGCCACGGGAGTGGGTTGGGGCTGTGGCTAGTCAGGCTCATCGTCACACGGTCGAACGGCAGCATAGACGTTGCAGAGAACTCGCCGCGAGGGAACGTCATACGGCTGGAACTTCCGAGAGCGGAGACGTGA
- the hisH gene encoding imidazole glycerol phosphate synthase subunit HisH, with product MSQSTQTTAEVVVVDYGLGNLRSVTRGLERAGAGVTLVDDPGALDSADGIVLPGVGAFSEGMENAGPFRAALADAADEGTPLFGICLGMQMLLTTSEEADHAGQGEAEGLDLIPGTNRRFSEGQKVPHMGWNSLDVQRDHPLVDGIDSVASETPRADGTARGGSVDGQYAYFVHSYYAAPEDDHAVVATTDYEQAFPSIVADESGTVFGTQFHPEKSGETGLRILRNFVDICTA from the coding sequence ATGAGCCAATCTACACAGACGACGGCCGAGGTGGTCGTCGTCGACTACGGTCTCGGGAACCTCCGAAGCGTCACCCGAGGGCTGGAGCGTGCCGGGGCTGGCGTGACGCTCGTGGACGACCCGGGCGCGCTCGACAGTGCCGACGGCATCGTCCTGCCGGGCGTCGGCGCGTTCAGCGAGGGCATGGAGAACGCCGGGCCGTTCCGGGCCGCGCTGGCCGACGCCGCCGACGAGGGTACGCCGCTGTTCGGCATCTGCCTCGGAATGCAGATGCTGCTGACGACGAGCGAGGAGGCCGACCACGCCGGACAGGGCGAGGCCGAAGGGCTAGACCTGATTCCGGGCACGAACCGCCGTTTCAGCGAGGGACAGAAGGTCCCGCACATGGGCTGGAACAGTCTCGACGTACAGCGTGACCACCCGCTGGTGGACGGAATCGACAGCGTGGCGTCGGAGACGCCACGGGCAGACGGAACCGCGCGAGGCGGTTCCGTCGACGGCCAGTACGCCTACTTCGTCCACTCTTACTACGCCGCACCCGAGGACGACCACGCCGTCGTCGCAACGACGGACTACGAGCAGGCGTTCCCGAGCATCGTCGCCGACGAGTCCGGGACCGTCTTCGGCACGCAGTTCCACCCCGAGAAGTCCGGCGAGACGGGACTGCGAATCCTGCGGAACTTCGTGGACATCTGTACGGCGTAA
- a CDS encoding uracil-DNA glycosylase, with translation MDRMDGLCVTDCTRCPALVESRTQIVDGVGPADAALLFVGEGPGANEDEQGEPFVGRSGTVLDDALRDAGLAREDVRITNCVRCRPPENRDPTSEELANCRGYLDAEIDAVDPAVIVTLGKVPSEHLLDRDVAVTGEAGELFDVPIAGETRRVLVCVHPAATLYDRSQAETFESAVRRAADFADGGGQSSLGDF, from the coding sequence ATGGACCGGATGGACGGCCTCTGTGTCACCGACTGCACGCGCTGTCCCGCGCTGGTGGAGTCCCGCACGCAGATAGTCGACGGCGTCGGCCCGGCGGACGCGGCCCTGTTGTTCGTCGGCGAGGGACCGGGGGCCAACGAGGACGAACAGGGCGAACCGTTCGTCGGTCGGAGCGGCACCGTTCTGGACGACGCGCTCCGGGACGCCGGACTGGCCCGCGAGGACGTGCGCATCACGAACTGCGTGCGCTGTCGCCCCCCGGAGAACCGCGACCCGACGAGTGAGGAACTGGCGAACTGCCGGGGCTATCTCGACGCCGAAATCGACGCAGTCGACCCCGCGGTCATCGTCACGCTTGGAAAAGTGCCGAGCGAACACCTGCTCGACCGGGACGTGGCCGTCACGGGTGAGGCAGGCGAGTTGTTCGACGTTCCCATCGCTGGCGAGACGCGCCGGGTGTTGGTCTGTGTTCACCCGGCGGCGACCCTGTACGACCGGAGTCAAGCCGAGACGTTCGAGTCGGCCGTCCGGCGGGCCGCCGACTTCGCGGACGGCGGCGGCCAGTCGAGCCTCGGCGACTTCTGA
- a CDS encoding endonuclease dU has product MKPGVRALGVAESFTDDRSTIAGAVVRADRVTDGFAFTDCTVGGTDATDAVLELTDFLDREDVQYLLVSGIALAWFNVLDLTRIHEGTDRPVVSVTYEASDGLEPALREAFEGPALETRLATYRAQPARERVSLGDDTVFVRNVGLPDAEAAEVVRGFTPGGGRPEPLRVARLAARAADQFRAAAD; this is encoded by the coding sequence GTGAAACCCGGCGTCCGCGCGCTGGGCGTCGCGGAGTCGTTCACTGACGACCGGAGTACGATAGCCGGGGCCGTCGTCCGCGCCGACCGGGTGACCGACGGCTTCGCGTTCACCGACTGCACCGTCGGCGGTACCGACGCCACCGACGCCGTTCTCGAACTCACCGATTTTCTCGACCGCGAGGACGTACAGTACCTCTTGGTGTCCGGTATCGCACTCGCGTGGTTCAACGTCCTCGACCTCACGCGAATCCACGAGGGGACCGACCGCCCCGTCGTCTCCGTCACCTACGAGGCGAGCGACGGCCTCGAACCCGCCCTCCGGGAGGCCTTCGAGGGTCCGGCCCTCGAAACGCGACTCGCCACCTACCGGGCGCAACCGGCACGCGAACGGGTCTCCCTCGGCGACGACACCGTGTTCGTCAGGAACGTCGGCCTCCCGGACGCCGAGGCCGCAGAGGTCGTGCGTGGCTTCACGCCCGGGGGTGGCCGACCGGAACCGCTCCGGGTCGCACGACTCGCCGCCCGGGCGGCCGACCAGTTCCGGGCCGCGGCGGACTGA
- a CDS encoding DUF5786 family protein has protein sequence MGFGSYDESEQDNQEYDTDFDGDDGVSTAENTHEGDVEYEFSASNDELLDKLKDIKEDERENT, from the coding sequence ATGGGGTTCGGGAGCTACGACGAGTCCGAACAGGACAATCAGGAGTACGACACTGATTTCGACGGCGACGACGGCGTATCCACAGCCGAGAACACACACGAGGGCGACGTCGAGTACGAGTTCAGTGCTAGTAACGACGAACTCCTCGACAAACTCAAAGACATCAAAGAGGACGAACGAGAGAACACGTGA
- a CDS encoding MBL fold metallo-hydrolase produces the protein MDVTNVTAGAETFTCNAYLAHGDRSVLVDAGMMDGVVDVVRDHTDTLDAVVLTHQHGDHVGQLDAVLDAFDADLYAYADHPRQTVELNDGDQVFVGDEACDVVYTPGHADDHVSLVGEVSLFSGDVVVHDDGAFDYGSFGRTDMAGQSRERLVESIRELLDRLPEGIEHMYAGHGDTFHGDVRDVIETALERAEKREPKYPDE, from the coding sequence ATGGACGTGACGAACGTAACCGCGGGAGCCGAGACGTTCACCTGCAACGCGTACCTCGCGCACGGGGACCGCTCCGTCCTCGTCGACGCGGGGATGATGGACGGTGTCGTCGACGTGGTCCGCGACCACACCGACACGCTCGACGCAGTCGTTCTCACCCACCAGCACGGCGACCACGTCGGGCAACTCGACGCCGTCCTCGACGCCTTCGACGCCGACCTGTACGCCTACGCCGACCACCCGCGGCAGACGGTCGAACTGAACGACGGCGACCAAGTGTTCGTCGGCGACGAAGCCTGCGACGTGGTGTACACGCCGGGCCACGCCGACGACCACGTCTCCCTCGTGGGTGAGGTGAGTCTGTTCAGTGGCGACGTGGTCGTCCACGACGACGGCGCGTTCGACTACGGGTCGTTCGGCCGGACGGACATGGCCGGGCAGTCCCGCGAGCGACTCGTCGAGAGCATCCGCGAGTTACTGGACCGGCTTCCCGAGGGTATCGAACACATGTACGCAGGGCACGGGGACACCTTCCACGGCGACGTGCGCGACGTGATAGAGACGGCACTCGAGCGGGCAGAAAAGCGCGAGCCGAAGTATCCGGACGAGTGA
- a CDS encoding 50S ribosomal protein L40e: MATFEAAEDRILAKMICMRCNARNPGRADRCRKCGYGNLRPKNRERNTA, from the coding sequence ATGGCTACGTTCGAGGCGGCAGAGGACCGAATCCTCGCGAAGATGATTTGCATGCGGTGTAACGCGCGCAACCCCGGCCGGGCCGACCGCTGCCGGAAGTGTGGCTACGGCAACCTTCGACCGAAGAACCGCGAACGCAACACCGCCTGA
- a CDS encoding DUF367 family protein: protein MDQFGLHVRYEGDDDPEKCSARKLARFDRAELHRSTLATPPGIVLNPFADTALSPADAVGSGARHGRLVALDCSWETAEREAFDLEGIHRSLPFLVAGNPVNYGTAFELSTVEAFAGALCILGAREQAEDILSKFTWGHTFLELNDEPLARYAECTDSTEIVAVQDDYLVSE from the coding sequence ATGGACCAGTTCGGCCTGCACGTCCGCTACGAGGGCGACGACGACCCCGAGAAGTGCAGTGCTCGCAAACTCGCCCGGTTCGACCGTGCCGAGTTACACCGCTCGACGCTGGCGACGCCGCCCGGCATCGTCCTCAACCCCTTCGCCGACACCGCCCTCTCGCCCGCCGACGCCGTCGGGTCGGGTGCCCGCCACGGCCGACTCGTCGCGCTCGACTGCTCGTGGGAGACGGCTGAACGCGAGGCCTTCGACCTCGAAGGTATCCACCGCTCGCTCCCCTTCCTCGTCGCGGGCAACCCCGTGAACTACGGGACGGCCTTCGAGTTGAGTACCGTCGAGGCGTTCGCCGGCGCGCTCTGTATCCTCGGCGCGCGCGAACAGGCCGAGGACATCCTCTCGAAGTTCACCTGGGGCCACACCTTCCTCGAACTCAACGACGAACCGCTCGCCCGGTACGCCGAGTGTACCGACTCGACCGAAATCGTCGCCGTGCAGGACGACTACCTCGTCTCGGAGTGA
- a CDS encoding peroxiredoxin family protein — MLGEGTDAPTFTLPGVVDGAPRDVDIDDYLGRNILVLAFYPADFSPACDEDTCDLTELDLFTMQQDVEVFAISPDSVFSHKRFAEEYSLSTPLLSDSHGEVIEQYGVGLDSDQLLAKRAVFVIDQEGVIQYTWSTDDMRRLPNADKVREAVSAIGGDSTAVGRYRVGHAHYIEGRRAFTSAMNSYEDRDWLIAQGDFERAMEEFQEASDQFQSAVRFAESEELEFGFTRAQEKATALWQAAEWLSESANQFSSGDGEEGDELRKDAESPLMTARDIGEPPDPDDIQVDGESDDTPADSPDPDDEATAGATTEDEDTHIAEESDGDEPADEDIEQPTNPADDEDTATPGGDIEDEGADDDINAAVQEVEAELQGDEETDPPATDEDTSPPEEDGQREGADDDINAAVQEVEAELQGDDAGDDDTDAPDDGGGVTIDDTGPVDTADDDVTVSGIEVGDDDTVDTNGSETVTPETADGDSADGTAADDAEDGSDEDIELDLDDPTE, encoded by the coding sequence GTGCTTGGCGAAGGGACGGACGCACCGACGTTCACGCTCCCGGGTGTGGTGGACGGCGCGCCCCGTGACGTGGATATAGACGACTACCTCGGGAGGAACATCCTCGTGCTGGCGTTCTACCCGGCGGATTTCAGCCCCGCCTGTGACGAGGACACCTGTGACCTGACCGAGCTAGACCTGTTCACGATGCAACAGGACGTGGAAGTCTTCGCCATCAGTCCGGACAGCGTGTTCAGCCACAAGCGGTTCGCCGAGGAGTACTCGCTGTCGACCCCGCTGTTGAGCGACTCACACGGCGAGGTTATCGAGCAGTACGGCGTCGGCCTCGACAGCGACCAGTTGCTCGCGAAGCGGGCCGTCTTCGTCATCGACCAAGAGGGTGTCATCCAGTACACGTGGTCCACCGACGACATGCGACGGCTACCGAACGCCGACAAGGTTCGCGAGGCGGTGTCGGCCATCGGCGGCGACTCGACGGCCGTCGGCCGCTACCGTGTCGGCCACGCCCACTACATCGAGGGACGGCGTGCATTCACGAGCGCGATGAACAGCTACGAGGACCGGGACTGGCTCATCGCACAGGGCGACTTCGAGCGTGCGATGGAGGAGTTTCAGGAGGCCTCCGACCAGTTCCAGAGTGCCGTCCGGTTCGCCGAGTCCGAGGAGTTGGAGTTCGGGTTCACGCGCGCACAGGAGAAAGCGACAGCACTCTGGCAGGCCGCCGAGTGGCTGTCCGAGTCCGCAAACCAGTTCTCCAGCGGGGACGGCGAGGAAGGCGACGAACTCAGGAAAGACGCCGAGTCACCGCTGATGACTGCCCGCGACATCGGCGAACCCCCTGACCCGGACGACATACAGGTCGACGGGGAGAGCGACGACACACCCGCGGACTCGCCGGACCCGGACGACGAAGCCACGGCCGGAGCCACCACCGAGGACGAAGACACCCACATCGCGGAGGAGTCCGACGGCGACGAACCGGCGGACGAGGACATCGAACAGCCGACCAACCCCGCCGACGACGAGGACACCGCCACGCCGGGCGGGGACATCGAGGACGAGGGCGCGGACGACGACATCAACGCGGCCGTCCAAGAGGTCGAAGCGGAACTACAGGGCGACGAGGAGACCGACCCGCCAGCCACGGACGAGGATACCTCGCCTCCGGAAGAGGATGGCCAACGAGAGGGCGCGGACGACGACATCAACGCGGCCGTCCAAGAGGTCGAAGCGGAACTACAGGGCGACGACGCGGGTGACGACGACACGGACGCCCCGGACGACGGTGGCGGCGTGACGATAGACGACACCGGACCCGTGGATACCGCGGACGACGACGTGACCGTCTCCGGAATCGAAGTCGGCGACGACGACACAGTGGACACCAACGGGAGCGAGACGGTGACCCCCGAGACGGCCGACGGGGACAGTGCCGACGGGACGGCGGCTGACGACGCGGAGGACGGGAGCGACGAGGACATCGAACTCGACCTCGACGACCCCACCGAGTGA
- a CDS encoding nuclear transport factor 2 family protein, whose protein sequence is MPDRAATARAYYEALDGDDYELLTEILTPEFVHHRPDRTIDGRDRFVEFMREGRPTKDTTHPLDAVFTATGDAGDVAVRGRLLAPDGAEMASFVDIFSFEGERIASVDTFTQ, encoded by the coding sequence ATGCCAGACCGCGCGGCGACGGCCCGGGCGTACTACGAGGCCCTCGACGGCGACGACTACGAGTTGCTCACCGAGATACTCACGCCGGAGTTCGTCCACCACCGGCCCGACCGGACCATCGACGGCCGGGACCGGTTCGTCGAGTTCATGCGCGAGGGCCGACCCACGAAGGACACGACCCACCCGCTGGACGCGGTGTTTACCGCGACCGGGGACGCGGGCGACGTGGCGGTCCGGGGCCGCCTCCTCGCCCCGGACGGGGCCGAGATGGCGTCGTTCGTGGACATCTTTTCCTTCGAGGGTGAAAGAATAGCGAGCGTCGATACCTTCACGCAGTAG